The bacterium genome has a window encoding:
- the yfcE gene encoding phosphodiesterase — translation MRKIGIISDTHGSLERWEMAWEILKDTDFIIHCGDIFNHGPGNPIPEGYCPKKLLEKLNNLQKPIFVVKGNCDSEVDQTFLLVPFVSPYFLGIIENYRIIATHGHLFNDNFFETVKKWNINFFISGHTHLWKIEKKENIVILNPGSPSLPKNEPSCGLIDFQNRKVSIFDIIKKTILKEEKF, via the coding sequence TGAGAAAAATAGGAATAATAAGTGATACACATGGTAGTTTAGAAAGATGGGAAATGGCATGGGAAATTTTAAAAGATACTGATTTTATAATTCATTGTGGGGACATATTTAATCATGGTCCTGGAAATCCAATTCCAGAAGGATATTGTCCAAAAAAGTTACTTGAAAAACTCAATAATCTCCAAAAACCGATTTTTGTAGTGAAAGGAAATTGCGATTCAGAAGTTGACCAGACATTTCTTCTAGTCCCCTTTGTTTCTCCATATTTTTTGGGGATTATTGAAAATTATAGAATAATTGCTACACATGGGCATCTTTTTAATGATAATTTTTTTGAAACTGTAAAAAAATGGAATATAAATTTTTTTATAAGTGGACATACTCATCTATGGAAAATTGAAAAGAAAGAAAATATAGTAATATTAAATCCAGGAAGTCCTTCTTTACCAAAAAATGAGCCATCTTGTGGGCTAATTGATTTTCAGAATAGAAAAGTAAGTATTTTTGATATAATCAAAAAAACAATCCTTAAAGAAGAAAAATTTTAA